GCCGGATACTGACTTTCCGTATCGCCCGGATCATTTCCGAAGTAACCGGTATATGTTTGCTTGATGCTTCCGAAGTACCGGATGTTAAAGCGAAATACTTGACACGCCCCGGCCAGGTGATAAAAGCTTCTCCGTTCAGGATACGGTACCACCACTTTCTGAACATGGTGTTATAGGTAAAAGTCGGAACCCTTGATTGAAACATCTTGACATAATCGTCATTTTTCAGGATGTCAGAAAAACCGTAATATTCACCGAAAGCAGTAAATTGGGCCTTCCGGAGCAGTTTTTTAAGTACCCGCTTTTGTGCAGTATAAGCATCAACTTTTGGTTTAGCCATATCAGGTAGCCGGCCTAATTCATATGCTCTTTTAACTAATGGTCCTAATATCGGCATCTGGTGAAACGGGTTTTTGTCAAACAAAAGTAAAAAATAAATGATAATTTAGTATTTTTAAGTCCGTTAAGCAATGAGATCATGATGAGATGGCTGAAAGCAATTGCAATCCTGGTATCTGCCCTCGTTGTCCTGGCATGCCTGCTCTTATTACTGGCAACACTGGCAGATTACAGGCCGGAAGATCCTGAAAAAGCGGAAATGAAAGGTAATGCTCCTGAGATTCAAATAAATGACAGTATCTTCACTCTTCTGTCCTGGAACATCGGCTATTTCGGATTAGGAAAAGATTGTGACTTCTTTTATGATGGCGGCCGGATGACAAGGCCTTCAATAGCAGATTACCAGAACTATTCAAGGGAAGCCCTGAAATATCTTGAACTATCCGAAGGGGTTGACTTTTGTTTTTTTCAGGAAGTGGATCTGAAATCCAGGAGAAGTTATTACGATGACCAGGTTGACAGGCTTCGTAAAATATCTCCGCACATGGAATCATCTGCCGCAGTTAATTATCTTGTCAGCTTTGTGCCGGTGCCCTTGCGCAATCCTCTCGGTAAAGTGAAAAGCGGCCTGGTAAGCTTTTCGTCCTTTCATACCATGGAAAACATCCGTTATGCATTTCCGGGCGGCTATAACTGGCCGCTCAGGTTGTTCATGCTTGACCGATGTTTCCTGCTGTCGAGGCTTGCTCTGCCCGGTGGCAAAGAACTGGTACTGATAAATACGCACAATGAAGCCTTCGATGACGGATCGCAGCGAAACCAGCAAATAGCTGTATTGAAGGAAATGATGCTGAAGGATTATGAAAAAGGCAATTTTGTGATCACGGGCGGTGACTGGAACCTGAACCCGGTCGGGTATAAGGCCGGAACTTTTATTACGGGAGATATTGCGAGAACGATTGAGCCGGGAATCGGAGCAGATTTTATTCCGGAGGGCTGGAAATGGGTTTTTGACCCGGAAATCCCTTCAAACCGTAATGTTGATGAAATATATACCAGGGGGAAAACTCCGACGACTATCATTGATTTTTTTGTCGTATCGCCCAATATTTCGGTTGAAAAGATCAATACCCAGGATCTTGGCTTTGCCTGGAGCGACCACCAGCCGGTACGGATGGAATTTAAAATTAATTGATCCTCTTAAAATTCTTATTATTAACCGCAAAGGCGCTTAGAAATGTTGAATTTTGAATGTTGAATGTTGAATTCGGGAAAATATTTTAATTAAATTCCTTATGTGCCTTAATCTTAGTGCTTCTGAGTGTCCTCAGTGCCTTAGTGGTTAGACAAATAAACCCGAAGCAATCCCATCAGCAAAAAGCTTTCCTTCATCCGTCAGAAAATACTTTGTCCCTTCCCGGTATAAATGATGTTTTTCTAAGTAGATCTTAGCATTCCGGATAAAACATGATTCAAAATCACTTCCGAATACGTTCAGGATATGAGTAGTATCACAGCCCCAGACAGTTCGCAATGAAGTCATCACATATTCATTATACTTCTGGTCTTTTGTTAAAATTTCCTTTTCCTCTATGGTTGTATGAAAGTTATCAAGCTGAATATATTTGGTGATGTTGGAAACGTTCCATTGCCTGGAATTTCCGTTGTATGAATGGGCTGAAGCCCCGAGGCCCAGGTAATGCCCGCCAAGCCAGTACAGGCTGTTATGCCTCGAATAATAACCTTCCCGGGCGAAATTCGAAATTTCGTAATGAATAAACCCATTTTTCCTGACCTGTTCAAGCAGGATCTTATAGTGCCCGATCGATTGCTTCTCATCCACCCTGGCGTATTTTCCCTTCCTGATCAGCAGATCGAGGGGGGTTTTCTGCTCAACGGTCAGGGAGTATGCAGAAAGATGTGGAATATTCAGTGAGAAGAAATATTCAAGGTTTTTTGCCCACTTTTCGTCAGTCAGCGTGGGGATTCCATAGATCAGGTCGATGGTCAGGTTATCAAAACCGTTTTTCCGTGCGTCATCAATGGCCTGAAATGCCTGTCCGGAATTATGGACGCGGTTGAGGTAAAGAAGATCATCGTCAAAAAATGATTGAACCCCTATACTTAACCGGTTAACAGGTGTGTTGTTCCATTCCCGGGCACTGATTTCTGTAATGTCATCAGGATTGGCCTCCAGGGTGATCTCAGCCTGGGGATCAACGGGAAAATGCCGGTAAATCTGGTCGAAGATACGGATAAGCTCATCTGTTTGCAAAAGGGATGGAGTCCCACCGCCAAGGTAAATGGTTTTTACCGTTTCCCCGTCGAAATAAGCCTTACGCAATTCGATTTCCTTCAGCAAAGCCTCTATGTATGGCACTTTCCACCGGGTCGTTGCAACGGAGAAAAAGTTGCAGTAATGACATTTCTGCTTGCAAAAAGGGATATGTATATAGATTCCGACCATTATTTTAGCTTAACCGCAAAGGCACACAAAGTACAACGCAAAGTAACGCAAAGTAAATACATCTAAGGTAGAAAACCTTCGCGCGCCTTCGTGAAAACCCTTCGTACGCCTTCGCGGTTAAACAACAATCTTTGCATTCAGAAAAATCTTTTTAAACGTCATGAATCCAGGTGGTCAATTTGAAGGAATTTTCCTTTCTGACAACTTACTATTACAACATCTACATTTTGATCCATTTTCCAGATTGTATAGTCCGTTGATTCTGATCGAATATACGATAAAGATAAATCCCGGTAGGCAGGCTGGAAACACTTATTGAATTAGTCCCTATTGTAATTTCCGATTGCCTGAGCAAATTCCAGAACCATTATTTTAAATCTTAATTTCAGGTATTCTTTGGTTTCTTTATTCATCTTATTACCTTTGTTTTCACACATTTAAAATTACTTAAAAGTGTAACTAAGGTATTGTGTACCTACAGATCTCCTTACCATATCCAACACGATTATTATATTTGGGTAGGACATCGAATATTAGACTGTATAGGGTGGGCCGACAATATATTGGAATATTGAATACTTACCGAAAATAATCTGGCATGAAACCTCTTTCAATTTTCATTTTTCTCCTTAATATTTATTTGTTCTTAACTCCATTTGAAGTTTATCCA
The nucleotide sequence above comes from Bacteroidales bacterium. Encoded proteins:
- the hemW gene encoding radical SAM family heme chaperone HemW, which codes for MVGIYIHIPFCKQKCHYCNFFSVATTRWKVPYIEALLKEIELRKAYFDGETVKTIYLGGGTPSLLQTDELIRIFDQIYRHFPVDPQAEITLEANPDDITEISAREWNNTPVNRLSIGVQSFFDDDLLYLNRVHNSGQAFQAIDDARKNGFDNLTIDLIYGIPTLTDEKWAKNLEYFFSLNIPHLSAYSLTVEQKTPLDLLIRKGKYARVDEKQSIGHYKILLEQVRKNGFIHYEISNFAREGYYSRHNSLYWLGGHYLGLGASAHSYNGNSRQWNVSNITKYIQLDNFHTTIEEKEILTKDQKYNEYVMTSLRTVWGCDTTHILNVFGSDFESCFIRNAKIYLEKHHLYREGTKYFLTDEGKLFADGIASGLFV